The bacterium DNA segment GCTCAGGCACGGGAGCAGATACAGGTCAGCCTCACGGAGCGGCTGGGTGCAGTACTGGAACTCCAGGTCGAACCCGGCCTGCTTGGCGAGGATGAAGGCGCTGTAGGCCACACCCCAGTGGTCCTGCCCCTCGGTGAGGAGGCAGACAGCCTGGTGAGTGCGGACGGGAAGGGCGCCGTTCTGTAGGGCGGGGGCTTGTACCCCGCCTGCCGTGGTCGGTGTCCCCGTCCGGGGCGGGGTACAAGCCCCCGCCCTACAGAGCGGCAGGCGCGACAGCATCTCCCGGAACGCCCCCATCGTCTCCAGCACCGGCTTCGCGCTCTTGTCCACCCGCAGCAGCCCCAGCTCGCGCTCGACGGCATGCCAGTCGTATGGCGCGTGGGACAGCTCAGTCTGCTCGTGGGCGCACCACCAGACCAGGCCGTGGCAGTCATTGGCCCACAGCGAGAACAGGCATGAGCGGATGAACTGCGCGGCGATCTGCTCGCTGGCGATGACCGGCCCGAGCGTCCCGATCTCCTGGCACAGGCACGGCTTGCCCCCGAGGTCAGCATAGAACCGGCTCTCGGCGGTGCTGTGCAGGATGGTGCGGATGGTGTTGACCGGGTCCTGGTTGCAGTGCGGTGTGAAGACGGGATAGGGGTGGGTGGTCAGCACGTCGCAGTGCTCGGCCTGGTCGAAGACGTTCCAGGTGCTCTCGGGGCCCAGGCCGTGCATGCCCGAGACAACCGGGTGGGTCGCGTCCTCGGCCCGGATGGCGTTGACGATCTGCGCCGTCCAGGCATAGGCCTCGTCGCGGTTGGCCTGGCCCATGCAGTTGCACTCATTGCCCAGGTCCCAGGCCCCCACGGCGGGATGGTCGCGGAACGTGCGCACGAAGTGCCGCACGAAGCGCACCTCCCAGCGCAGGGCGAAGGGGTCGGTGAGGACATTGCGCCCTTCGAGGGCCGGAGGGACGTGCAGGCGGCCGCTCATCCAGCCCGTCAGCAGGCCGATGTCGAAGGCGAGGCCATGCTTGTGCGCCAGGTCGAGGAACACGCGGAAGCGGTCCATCATCTCCTGTGACACGCCGGCCCGGCCGCAGTCGTCGTCGGGCAGCGGCGCTTCGCCGAAGCGCACCTCGACCGGATGTCCACCGCCCCCGCGCAGCAGATGGATGGGCTGGAAGTCCGGCCACAGCGGAAACACGCGGAGCATCTGCAGGCCGGCTTCGCTCAGCCGTCGCAGGTCATCGGCGACGACCTCGGGCCGCCAGTCGCGCCACATGGCCGTGCCGGCATGGGAAGCCCAGTAGTTGGCGCCCAGGACAAAGGCGCCGGGAGTGGTGAGATCAGTGGGGGTCATGGGACACGACCTTCCGCAAGGGTCATAGCAGTTGCCGGAACTCATCCGCGGTGAGGCCAGCCTGGCGGAGGATGTTGGCGATGGTGCCCACAGGCAGCACCTGGTTGGTCAGGGGCACGACAGCGTTGCGGCGTGTAGCGAGGTGGGTGTAGTACCCGTGGTCGCCCTGGGCGCGCACCAGAGTGAAGCCGCTTCGTTCCAGAGCCCGCGCCACTTTCCTCCCCGAGACGCGCGGCAGCCTAGGCATGGGCGGGGAGCGCCTCGGGGAGGTCAACGGCCAGTCGGTAGATGCGCAGATCGGCTGTGTACTCGTCGCGGGGCACGATGACGGGCTCGGTCTCCTCGGTTGGCTCGCCCCGTTCGCGCCGTACTTCCACGGTCAACTGGATCGCGTCGGAGGCCATGCGCCGCGCCTCATCCAGGTTCTGACCGTAGCTGACGATCTCGGGCAGGGCCGGCACAAGGACCGTATACCCCCCTTCCGGCTCCTCGCGCAGGACAACCGTGTACGTGGACGGCATGACGGGCCTCCTCACCGGTTCATTGTACCTCCCGCTGCCGGCTCTGGGCAAGGCCGGCGCGTTGCCTGCTGTGCTGCCTCCAGTTCGGCCGGCGGGGGCGTCGGTGGCATCGCCTTGGCTGACACGCGGAGCGCGTCGCCCTCAACAGCCACGGCGATCAGTTGCATCTCGTTGCGCTCCAGAATGGCGTTGACGGACTCCTCGATGGCGCCGGCCACGCCCATGTGGAAGTCCGACGGCAGGGGGATGGGCCCGGCGCTGACGCGGACGACCTTGAGGTGCAGCCGCCCCCGCACGGCCTCCGGCGCCAGGCCGACACGCACCCGCGTCGCGATGAACAGCAGGCTCTTGCGGGCGCTGACCTCGAAGATGCCCTCGGTGAGCGCCACGCGCGGCTCCTCAAAGCCCGCAGGGATGTTCAGCCCCGCGGGCCGGGTCTTGAGGTACGCGTTCATGTTGGCCTCGGTGACCTCAAAGGTCATCGTGGGGCGCAGCGCCCGCAGCATCGCGCCATAGTCGAGCTCCGTCTCGTCAGCGTCCTTGCCCCAGGCCACCGTCCCCACGGCCAGCAGGGCCAGCAGCACAGGCACACACGGCAGCAGCACACTTCGCATCATCTCAGTCGTCACCGCTCCACGTCCGTAGTCTCCAGGATGGTCGTCGAGTTCGCGGGCAGAGTCAGCTCCAGCGACTGGCCCTGCCCCAGGCTCTGGCCGCTCACTGCGTCACACGCGGCGACCGGCCTGGGGAAGCTCAGCCGCCGCGCGCCACCCGCTTTGGTGTGGATGGACACGAACCGCGAGTCGGCCCGCACGATGTCAGCCCCATCGGCATCGAAGCGATGCACACCGGCCTCGTCCAGGACCGCCGCCAGCACCTCACGCGGCAGGTAGGGCACGGGACAGTATAGCACAAGCGAGGTCCCCACCCCGCGCCGGACCAGCAGCCCCTCGGGCCTCCCCTCGACATGCCCCAGCACGGTGGCGTTCGGCCCGGCGACGGGCGCCACCAGCGGCCCGAAGGTCCCCTCGCCGAAGCGGCGCAGGGGCGTCGTGACGACCCGCCCGGTCAGCGTGCACAGGCCGCGCAGGTCCAGCGTGACCGCGCCCGCCCCACCCAGGCCGTCCAGGACGAACTTCATCCCCTTGAGCGGGAAGGCCGGCTTCGCGGGCCGTACCTTGGCCCACGGGGCGTTGGTGAAGGCCGCGAAGGGGTAGCGCAACTGCCGCCATTCGCCTCTGCCCAGGCTTTCGGCAGGGCTGACGAACTCCGCCATGTCGGCATCCTTGATGACGACCCGCAAGCCGAGCTGGGGCAGGCCGCTGGTGGCCCGGACATCCAGACCCAGGCCGTCAGCAGCCGCGATCTCGCCCGCCCAGTGCAGATCGCTCCAGGCGTCTACCGTCTGGAAGGTCCAGGTCAGCCCCTGGGCGGCGGGGCGGAAGTCGAACTGCGCGTAGTGGTCGTCCATGTAGACCTTCGAGCGGGGGTTGGACCAGTTGGCCGCCACGTCGAAGCCCGACACGGGTGCCGTGCCCGTGGTCTCGATGGCGCTCTGCTCCTCGGCCGGCAGGTCGCGGGTCAGGCGGTCCTCGGTGGCCGTCACGGCCATCCGCCCGGAGGCGTGCAGCGCCGTCTGCGCGACCTGGAAGCCGGTCGCCTGCTGCACG contains these protein-coding regions:
- a CDS encoding type II toxin-antitoxin system HicB family antitoxin — its product is MPSTYTVVLREEPEGGYTVLVPALPEIVSYGQNLDEARRMASDAIQLTVEVRRERGEPTEETEPVIVPRDEYTADLRIYRLAVDLPEALPAHA
- a CDS encoding DUF2993 domain-containing protein, translated to MMRSVLLPCVPVLLALLAVGTVAWGKDADETELDYGAMLRALRPTMTFEVTEANMNAYLKTRPAGLNIPAGFEEPRVALTEGIFEVSARKSLLFIATRVRVGLAPEAVRGRLHLKVVRVSAGPIPLPSDFHMGVAGAIEESVNAILERNEMQLIAVAVEGDALRVSAKAMPPTPPPAELEAAQQATRRPCPEPAAGGTMNR
- a CDS encoding beta-mannanase — its product is MTPTDLTTPGAFVLGANYWASHAGTAMWRDWRPEVVADDLRRLSEAGLQMLRVFPLWPDFQPIHLLRGGGGHPVEVRFGEAPLPDDDCGRAGVSQEMMDRFRVFLDLAHKHGLAFDIGLLTGWMSGRLHVPPALEGRNVLTDPFALRWEVRFVRHFVRTFRDHPAVGAWDLGNECNCMGQANRDEAYAWTAQIVNAIRAEDATHPVVSGMHGLGPESTWNVFDQAEHCDVLTTHPYPVFTPHCNQDPVNTIRTILHSTAESRFYADLGGKPCLCQEIGTLGPVIASEQIAAQFIRSCLFSLWANDCHGLVWWCAHEQTELSHAPYDWHAVERELGLLRVDKSAKPVLETMGAFREMLSRLPLCRAGACTPPRTGTPTTAGGVQAPALQNGALPVRTHQAVCLLTEGQDHWGVAYSAFILAKQAGFDLEFQYCTQPLREADLYLLPCLSGHAMISRRRMAELLERVAQGATLYMSLDTGLPSSFEAITGLEPQSREKRTDCGPITLKMLGNTPQIPSGGEFKVRLKPTRAEVLGVEADGNPAFAVADYGRGHVYFLGIPLEMMVTGTPGVLHHADAPAYWRVYRYVAQDVMARRVVRKQHPMLGVTEHPLDDGRLIVVVVNYSPDTIQDSLKPAEGWSVAQVLHGDATPQPSWVDVTVPGNNGVVLLLARD
- a CDS encoding type II toxin-antitoxin system HicA family toxin, with product MPRLPRVSGRKVARALERSGFTLVRAQGDHGYYTHLATRRNAVVPLTNQVLPVGTIANILRQAGLTADEFRQLL